The DNA segment CAGCATCCATTTCTCTCTCCATTCTGTCAATTCCCACTAACATAGCACAATGGAATCCTATCAGTCATTTCTTCTTACTAAGAAGGAATGTTCTTAGTTAGAATCACAAATAAGAAATCCAATCCCTTAAGTAATATATTTGGAAGAGATCCATCAGTCTTGAATTTAAACCATTATCCATGCCACTTGACCAAACTATGATTGACCCCAACATTGAGCCCCTCATCTCCCTATCTTTTGACCAGGAGACAGCCTATGATAAGACACTGACACTCACATGTGTGTGTCTTTCTTGCCTTGGGACCCCTCTCTTCTCTTTGTGAATTAGCATGGTGACAACCACACTGAAGAATGTGCCCAGATATTTCTGCTTCCTCTACTCCCCTTACAGGAGAACTGATGCAGGTTTCAAGAAGGGTCCCCCTCAAGAGAAGGATAAACAGGTCAAAGTAGTTCCCAAGGAAGGAGGGAGGACAAGTTGACATATTCTTTGGAGGGCTAAACTTCATTGTTCATCCGAGCATTCAAAATCTTCAGCTCCCATCACACTATTCGGTTGTCTAATACATGACAGTGGTGCTTTCTGAAACTGTGTGAGACATAGATGGTTTCTGTCAGCCAGGAAGGCTGGAATTGACGAAGAGAAAGGTGCTCGTTGCTCTGTTTGCTGATCAGGAAGGGCAACAACCTGAATCGAAGAAGAGGTTCAAAATTCATGGACCAATAATGTCATTGCTTCATTTGTTTTCTCTCTCTTATGGATTGATTAAAACTCATCTTCCTTTTGCTCTTCTGCTCATATGTTGCTACTGATCCCAGCATCTCTTTGTATCGGGATACTTATTGTAGATCTTCGTATGCTCGAGAATTGagtatgtgacattgtgattgatAGGCTTGACTGTGTTGTTCCTGACTTTATGTTCTCCAAGTATCTTCAAAGAGGAATCATATTTGATTCAGATAAATTATTGATTATTCAACTGTAGACCAGCATGGAAAGATTAGGAAACCAAGGCAAAGATACAGACCAAGGGAAGTTTAGATAGTAGCATAGATCTTGAAAACATTTTTAGTAGAATTTGGTAAACTATATAACCTGAAAGCATATAATAATGCCACTGCTATACAACATGGTAATAATGCTTGGGAAATCAAGCATGTACATGTCCATAAGTATATGCCTTCAGAAGCTTTTGCACCTATAGctccaaaattatatatatatatatatatatatatatatatatatatatatacacacacacacagtcaAAGAATAGCCATTTTTTCCAATCAGTGCAGCAATTTGCATTTGATGAATGCCAACAGAAGAATTATGGTAGGGGCCACAATATTTTCAGAAAAATCATACTAAACATTGATAAAATCCATCACATATATGAATGATAACAGCCTCTTTCATTAGCTTCTCTTTAATGAAAAGATTTACATCAATACATATCAAAATTGTGCACAGTGCAGCAAGATCAGAACTCCATGATCTGGCAATAGCTCCCTTCTAGTTTATGGACTTGGAATACTGTAGTCTATTTAACTTGCTTCTACTGGAAATGACTCAAAACTCAGATTTCAATGAATGAAATGCCAGTTTATCGAGTCCCACGAGTCGAGAGCCATCCCACTTTGGATATGCCAAGAGCAGTGACCCATATCGTTTGGCCCAGGCAAGGATACCAGTACGTTCAAACTACAAGTTTGTGCTCATGCCAGAAATAACAGGCATATGGAAACCCAAGGCAGTAAAATGCACAAATCAACTATATGTTCATGCTGCCGGATATTCCAAGGTAAATCAGGCACTTCAAGTATAATGAGAATATCTGGTATCAGAAAGGAATGACATAAGGCAGGGCAACAACATCCTCTGACTTGATTCTTAATGCCTCAGACCAAACCTGGGGTTCTTCATTGGTCTCCAGCTTCGGTTTTGGCTGTTGCAGATGGTGACAACTGCTGAAAAGCCACTCTTGGTCGTCATGCTCAGGCCATTCATCCACTTTGGGAATGGAGTATAGTTGGTTGAGATACATGGAATCCGGGTGAGGACTTGTACAAATTTTACTAGTTGCACCACTTTCTGCAGCAACCGTTTGCGTAAAGCCAATGGATGATGGCTGAACTTTTGTGATACCATTTTTTATCTGTTCCTTAATATCTACAGGTTTTCCTATGAGCATGGTGTTTATGGCTTCAGGTTTTACTGAAGGGTATGCTGTAGCAACATGGGACGAATCCGGTGCCCACCCATTCTCTTCACAAAGGTGAGAGGAAGTGTTTGCTCTCGGAAACTTGTTAGGTAGCAAATTATTCTCTGCAATGTCATGGCAAACGTAGTACCATAAACCAAACAGATGAAGTTTATAACACCAAAGTAACTAAGGCTGCCTGCAGGATAACAGAAAGGAACATTAGATAACTTACCGTTGTGAAAGCCATTTGTATgaatttcctttctcttcttgacATTGTCATTGATAAGGTAATTCTTTGCATCATCTGTCTGAGGGGCTAAAGGCTCTAGATTGTGACTATCTAACTGATCCTTCTTCCTGCCATCTTGGGGCTCATTTTGTTTTTTATGTTTCTGTTCGCCTCTCTCTTTTATTTtcgccttttctttctttttccctttatgtGTATCTTTATCCTTGATCTTCTTCTGATCATGATCCCCATCCCTGTGTCTCTCTTCTTTCCTATCATCAGCTTCCCTCTCCTTATTCTTCGCTTTCCCCTCCTCCGTCCTGTTGTCTGCACCCTTCTCCACTGATCGGTCCATCCCATCAATTCTTCTTTGCTCCATAAGGTCATGGTTTTGAATGATTTTGTTAGATTCTCTTCGGTCATCCATCTTAGTTGCAAGGCCAATAGAGTCAACATTTTTATTAGTGGAAAAGATTTGTGCTTGTCGGCCCATTCCATTAGTTGTTCTCCGCACCACACTACTAGAACATGAGGCAACTTCGTTACTCTTGTAATTATCATTTTCCAAACAATTTGCAGGGGATGGGTCCTCAAATCTTCTTTGAACAGAACCAACTGGTTTCTCCACTGGTAATGCCCTACCACCATTCCCTCGTTGCCCTGTGCTAGCAACTTCTGGGACCAACTTGTCACTTGTAGTTCTTTCCTTCGGCACCGCACCTGCAGAAACCAGCCCCTCATTTCTTCTTTGAGTTGAAACAATATATTTGCCAGCTGGTCTTTCCAAACCATCATTTCTCCTTTGTGAAGCACCCATGGAAGGTGGAATGGTTTTATCACTCGCAGCTCTTTCCTTAACCAATGCAGCAGCACCCAAGCTACCAATGCCTTTTGCAATTGGATTACTGAAGTTCTCAATCTTTCTATTTGTTGCCACCTTCTCTTCATCTTTGATCCTCCTGTCCAACTCCTCAGTAAATCTATAATGTTTAATTTCCTCACTCTTCTGGCTGCACTCTCCAAATGTGTCTTCATGGAGAGAGACGATCTTTTTGTCAGACCTATCATATGGTATCCTGCTCTTATCCGTGCCCTCATCCTTCTTCTtgtctttctgctttccttttcgatCTTTTTCCTCCTTGTGTTTATCTTTAATTCGATCTTTGTCTTTTTTCTCTTTgccttctctcttttctttgtccctcttctcctttttatgctTCTTTCTGTGCTTCTCCTGAGAGTCAAAAATTAACCACAAAGGtcaaaaaaaaattctctctGAGCTTTGGATGCTCACCAAAAGTGATCTAACAACAGTATTAAGAAGACATCAATTACCAACATGTAAGCCACATGAGAAATCTAGGCTTCACTTTAAAAATTGTCATCGAATATTTCAACAAATAAAAAGTTAGCTTCAGACAAGTGATAAAATTTTGAATGCCAGTATCCAGATAGGCATAAGCTAGAACAAAGCTAAAACAGCAACCGAAGAGTAGAGCAACCAAGACGAGAACTCCCCCGACAACAGATTAATCGTTAATCAAGATAGCCATCACTGAGCCTTACCACAAAAATAAAGCACAATGAACACTTCAATAAACAAACTGAAGCATCAGAAAGTGAATACACCATTCAATGTAGACTGTATAACCTAGTATACTCCTAATATGGACAAGTTTGGTACATACCACAAGCTTGTGCCCATCAAGATTTTCCACTAACATATACATTGGGTTTCTAGATGAATCAGTAAGCACTTTAATTTAATGGATAACACAGAACTTAGAAGATGCAAAATTACTGCAATCCAAACCCTAGAAACCTCTAACAGGTAAATTTAGACGTCTGAATGTCATAactacattaaaaaaaattatttattgaaCAAACAAAATTAGCAAACGAAACAGTTGAAAACGATTGCAGGTAACAAGGCTAGAAGCATATATTTAAGCAATCTCTTTTTGGTAGACATCACCAATGGTCATGATTGGCATCAAGAGTTAGTGCCAAAACTGCATTGCATGGAttggattgatttatttttcaaccAAAAACAGAAGAAACAAGCAAGAAAGCAACATGAGAAGTTAGGTATCCATTCTATTCCTATTAGGTAGATGaataataaaggaaagaaagAGTTCGATAATGGAAAATGAAATACAATGGGAATGACAAATTCTGTCAGATAGGACATGTATGATGTCAAGAATTTAGTAGTTTGTTGGTCAACAACTGGTACTTAGCCTAGTTATATTAACAATCTTTTTATTTTTGCTTTTCTTCAAAAACAACTAATGATCATAAATCCATGGAAAACTGGTGAATATTAAAACCGCATACACCTGGAAAAAAATGCAAAAATTCCAAACCATAAAAACAACCCTACAGTGAAGACAAACTAAACCGAGATAAAAAGATGGTCAAATTTCAAATAGCTTGAGAAAATAGCCACTAAATTGACATAATTGACACAAGATAGAACATTGGTGCATCACAAAGTACCTACAAGTTTTCTGATTACAACACCAAGTCTCAAATTTATAGCTTGTTTTTGTTGATAATTCAGAAGATGGCATAGTACCTAGAAAATCATATGTGAAATTGCCTAAAATTATAAAGAACTGATACATCCTTACAATAAAACTCCATTATAAGGATTTAATAGCTCTATTTAATAATGTAGAcaacaataataatcataattagaTGCCAAGAAGGTTTAGTAATGCTCCACATACAAAGCTTGATATCAAAAAAAGGGAGCCAAGCACATAACGTCATTCTTGTACCACCGAAATTGATAGTCCATGTCATGACTGGAAGAAATATGGATAGCAAATCCCTGTAGGTCAGGCTGACCATGTTCAAATCAACCTGTTCAATTTTTTTGGCGTTCAAActaataatcatgatttttattattttcgggtatattaattttcatttatttttatgtaAAAGGCTTAACTTACAAATGATTATTAATAACATTGAGATATTTTCTTGGCACTTCCCAATAGCTAGTAATTTCTAAACAGTCATTTTTTCTGCAACACAGGCCTCCGACATGAGCAAATTGAGTGGTCGCATTAAAATATTCCAAAAAAGACATCTTCATAGCTTTTTTCATTCCATCTCCTTAAGTAACATCAGGAGAAAGCATCATCCAAGAAGACAGGATgtgtttaaaattttaaacaatGCACAACCATAATGTTTGTTGTTTTCTAGCAGCAAGAATTTCCTGTATAGAGCATAATCCCCACCAGAGAATCTGCTTGGAATCTAACATCCATTCCTGTACTATGGTTCTTGCTGACTGGTGCTACAAGTTAGAAACACCTATTCTAACACATTAAAGATAAGAACATCTCTGGATAGCACAGACTGGAACATGATTCAAGTGAACTCAAAGCAGCTCTGGCAccataaatttaagatttttggtAAATAGGACCCACTACCAGCTCATTTATAAAGGCTTTGTGCCAATAACCCTATGATCATGTCCATGAGAAATCAGGAGACTCAATTTCATAAATTGATACATCAGAGTGAACGAGAAACCATCAAGAATTCTACATACATCCTTTTCATATAGTAATATGCCTAGGATCTCCAGCATGAAGCAAAAACATCAGAAtcgttttttctcttttttatatcaaatgtcaAGACATGCATCTCTATTATTACAATGGGAGATGCCTTCTTCACCACTCTCTGTACCAGCAGACAATGTCATGTCACTGGTCAATGGGAGAATAAAAACATCAGAAGTGAAATGGTGGAATAGCACAAGGTGCTGTGATATGCACTGGGTGTACGGAAGATCTATTATATAACAGGCATTTTAACATTGGCAAAATTAGTGATTAACAGACAATGAATCAGGAAGCCACAAATATGCGATTGTAGTAATAAGCATTCATTTGAGAGAGCTGAATGGTGGTGCTTCACCCATCAAGACAATGTAATATATGATTTTCTCTAGTGTGAGTGCTAAATCATACCGTCACTAGAACCTGACTACAGTAAATGGGATTTAAAGAAAAGAAGTTGTCATGGTACATAATTGAGACTTGAGAGATACATCCTTGCATTGTTATGGACGAAATATCATAACTAAGGCTATAAGTCCATGGGCAGATGCAATATACTCACATGTAACTTTAAATAATCTATTAGTCTCTTAGTTGAATGAAAAGCACAAATGACATCAAAAGTAAACTCAAAGACAAACTAATTGTATGGAGTTCTGGAGTTCATTCAATTCAATAATGCAGTAAATTTTAATTGTTTATGTAATTTTTGCACTGTCAAGACAGAAGCCTACAATTATCCAAGTTGCACTCAAAATAATTGATCAACATATTTTTCCTTTACATTCCAGAGTATGGTTTCATAATAATAACTCAAATGAGACAAAAAGCACACATGAGATGAAATTTATATTTCCCGTCTTAATTTAGGAGGGTTCAGTTCAGTAAAAAGGAGCAGCTTGTGGTTATCAATCCCAAGAAGATTAAAAAAAGATACTGAAACAGAACCTTGCCTCATAGGATCAATTCAGCATGTTAGCTACAGCCACAAAGAACAAGATCAGTTGATACACAAAAGAACGGGTTTTACCACAACAATACTCAAAATATTTCCTAATCTAATTTAGCAACTACCGAATGCAAGGTGCACAAAACTATAAATCCAACAGAATTGAGTGAATGAAAGCGAGCATCTTCATATGAGCTTACAAGAGAGGCACCTCAGCTAGTAAGCCTACGTGGTCGTTCGTCTTCTTTTCAAATCCTGGTGGAGGATAGGGGAAGCAGCGAGACATTGCACGGTGAGTGTTGGTTGACTAGAAATACTAGCATCCAGAACAACTGTTCCAGTATGGGAACGGACCACCACcaatactcctgcctctgcaccaTGTCCTCACACACATTTCCAGATTCAGAACCACTTCATTGCTCTGAACACAAACTACCACCACCAATCACTCAAGGAAACCAGAAAATTCTACGAAATGGATGTAAAACAATCTATACCTAATAGACTCCGTCAACACTCGTACCAAAAAGGAATTAAGATAAAGATCACAAACACCGGAAAGAATCAAGATCACCCCATCCTAGAACAGCATTGCCCGCCACCAAACACACACGACACGCTGCAGAAATCGATGAACCAATCTACTGGAATCGGCGTGAAACAATCGACCTGAATCTTAAAGCGCAGTCCTCTTCCATGTCTCAACCCGTGACCAAAGCCAGGCCCCTTAAATCATCACAATTCGAGATAAAAACATGACCTTTTTTTTGTCTCAACAGGGAGGCGACCCCCAACAAGCAACACCAACGCTTCAGCAGCCGAAAAGACCCACGCCACAGGAACCCTAAAACCAATCTCCAGAACACTACAGAAGGCGTCTCTAGTCCTGCCCTCCTATCCCTAAACCTAAATCCTCAATCGCCAACCAAGGCAAAGAGGACGAGCTCCAAATCCGGAAAAGAAGAAACCGAAAAAGAGGGAACTTCTCAGGATTCAAAGAAGGTCCATGAAAGCGAAGGATGGAACCAAGAACGGGCAGAAACGGACCAATCTTGACCGGAAAACCACTGAAATTTCGCGGTTTTCGACGGAGAAAGATTCCGATGAGGGATTAACAGCGGGGGTGCAAGAAGATCCAATCGCGTTCGTCTCACGTCAGGTACATATATGGATCGATCACAGAATCATCTACAGAGGGGAGTAAACGAGGGTttgctctctctcttcttcgtTACTTAAAAGAGACGGATCGTGGAGGCTGCGGCTCCTTCGTTTCCTTCCCTTGATCAAACCACAAAGGGGAAAAGAAAGAGGAAAAGGAGGCTGGAGAGAGTTATTTATAGACCGCTCCCGTTGGGGTAATCGATAGTAAATAACGCAGGAGTTTGGTTTAACGGGTCGGATCTTTTTATCCGGATCTTAAAACCtgtaacatgtatatatatatatatatatatatatatgttaaataaGAGAGATAATATACATCGTGTATACTGtattatgtacacatatataacgAGTTCGTAGTTAGCTTCTTCCAACTCCTTAAGACTCCGCATGCTGCCAAGTACGATTGCTGGCCCGGCGACTCTGACCGGCTTCTCGAATTCGCCGCGCCTCCTCCGCCGCCCCATCGCCTCCCTCCCTCTTCCATCCCCACTTCCCTTCTCGCTCACAGGCAATGCATCCTTTCCGACTCCTGTCTTCCCGTCTTCTCCGCAGCCTTCTCCGGAAGACGCTACCTCAGCCTTCGTCCGCTTTCTCAGGGCCTCCTCAAGATCCGTTAAGTCGCTCCTCGACGCTGGCCTCCTCCACTCGGTTGCAGTCAAGGCCGGTCTCGGCCAGGACGACCGAGTGCGCACCGGCCTTCTCAGCCTCTATTGCAGGTGCGGCTGTGTGGACCTCGCGGGCAAGCTGTTCGACGAAATCCGCGAGAGAGATGTGCTCGCGTGGACCCTTCTGATCTCTGGCCGCGCTCGGGCCGGGCAGTATCGGGAGGGGCTAGAGATGTTCGCCGCGATGATCGCCGAGGGGCCTCTGCCGAACCGCTTTACCCTGTCTTGTGTTCTGAAGTGCTGCGTGGGTTGTGGTGATCCTGGAGCGGGCAAGAGCGTCCATGGATGGGTTCTAAGAAACGGGACTGAGTTCGACGTTGTCTTGCTCAACTCAATCCTCGATTTCTATGCAAAATGTGGTGCCTTTGCATGCACGAAGAATCTTTTCCGAACGATGAACGAGAAGGATGCGATCTCATGGAATATTATGATCGGCGCGTACCTGCGTCAGGGTGATATCGATGGATCGATGGAGTTGTTTAGGACATCACCCTATCAGGACGTATCAAGTTGGAATACGATCATTAGTGGGCAAATGGAACATGGTCTTCATGCAATAGCCCTTCAAATTCTCCATACAATGGTGGATATGGGACCTCGGTTCAATCAGTTTACCTTTTCCACGGCTTTGGTGATAGCCAGTAGATTAACTATGCTGGATTTGGGGAAGCAGCTTCACTGTCAGATACTAAGAACTGGGCATGTAGGCGAtgtgttcgtcagaagttcactgATAGATATGTACTCTAAATGTGGGGATATGCACGCCTCGTCCTTCGTTTTCAGTGGCTCATCAGAACATACAGATGGAACAGTGACAGAAAGCATTTCCTTCAGTGCCATGGTTGCTGGGTATGTCCAAAATGGCATGGGCGAAGGAGCTCTGGAGCTGCTACGCGACATGTTTCAGCAAGGGGTGAAGGTGGATCAGTTCACTCTAACCAGTGCCGCTGCAGCGTGTTCTGATGCCGGGATCCTAGAGCAAGGCAAGCAGGTACACTGCTGTGTTGAAAAACTAGGCCATGTGTATGATGTTTTCCTCTCATCTGCAATCACTGATATGTATGCAAAGTGTGGCAGCTTGGAGGACGCCCGAAAAGCTTTTGACAACTCTCGTGTCACCAACGTTGTACTGTGGACTTCAATCATCGGTTCTTACGCTTCACATGGTCGGGCGGCAGAGGCTATTCATCTGTTCGAACAGATGTCAGAGGAGAAGATTGTTCCAAACGAGATAAGCTTTGTGCATGTTTTATCAGCTTGTGCCCATACCGGACTGGTTGGGAAAGGCCATGCATACTTTAAATCAATGCAAGAGGATCACGGCATAGCTCCGAGCGTCGAGCACTATACATGTATGGTTGATCTCCTCGGTCGAGCTGGTTTACTCGACAGGGCAAAGGATTTCATACATGAAAAAGGCATCAGCAATTATCCTGTTGTGTGGACAGCACTGTTATCAGCTTGTCGAGTTCATAATGATGTGGAAATGGCGTCTTGGATCTCTGAGCAACTAGTTCAACTTGAACCTTGTGACTCTGGCCACTACATTTTGCTATCTAATATGCATGCTTCCAGAAGGAAATGGGAGGAGGCCTCAAAACTTAGGAGGATGATGCACGAAAAAGGTGTGAGAAAAAGGCCGGGGCAATCTTGGATTCAGATAAGGAACAAGGTACATACATTTATTGTAGGAGACAAGTCACATCCTGAAGCAGCTGAGATATACTCATACTTGGAGAGCTTGATTGGGAGACTGAAGGAAATGGGATATGCCAGTAGAACAGATTTGGTTCTTCATGATGTGGAGGAAGAACAGAGAGAATCCATCCTGAACTTTCACAGTGAGAAGCTTGCTGTTGCTTATGGGATCATGAGTACTCCAAAAGGAATACCTATTAGGGTTATGAAAAATCTACGTGTTTGTGCAGACTGTCATGAAGCTATCAAATATATTAGTCAGGCTACATGCAGGGAAATAA comes from the Musa acuminata AAA Group cultivar baxijiao chromosome BXJ1-10, Cavendish_Baxijiao_AAA, whole genome shotgun sequence genome and includes:
- the LOC103969984 gene encoding pentatricopeptide repeat-containing protein At2g33760-like, with protein sequence MLPSTIAGPATLTGFSNSPRLLRRPIASLPLPSPLPFSLTGNASFPTPVFPSSPQPSPEDATSAFVRFLRASSRSVKSLLDAGLLHSVAVKAGLGQDDRVRTGLLSLYCRCGCVDLAGKLFDEIRERDVLAWTLLISGRARAGQYREGLEMFAAMIAEGPLPNRFTLSCVLKCCVGCGDPGAGKSVHGWVLRNGTEFDVVLLNSILDFYAKCGAFACTKNLFRTMNEKDAISWNIMIGAYLRQGDIDGSMELFRTSPYQDVSSWNTIISGQMEHGLHAIALQILHTMVDMGPRFNQFTFSTALVIASRLTMLDLGKQLHCQILRTGHVGDVFVRSSLIDMYSKCGDMHASSFVFSGSSEHTDGTVTESISFSAMVAGYVQNGMGEGALELLRDMFQQGVKVDQFTLTSAAAACSDAGILEQGKQVHCCVEKLGHVYDVFLSSAITDMYAKCGSLEDARKAFDNSRVTNVVLWTSIIGSYASHGRAAEAIHLFEQMSEEKIVPNEISFVHVLSACAHTGLVGKGHAYFKSMQEDHGIAPSVEHYTCMVDLLGRAGLLDRAKDFIHEKGISNYPVVWTALLSACRVHNDVEMASWISEQLVQLEPCDSGHYILLSNMHASRRKWEEASKLRRMMHEKGVRKRPGQSWIQIRNKVHTFIVGDKSHPEAAEIYSYLESLIGRLKEMGYASRTDLVLHDVEEEQRESILNFHSEKLAVAYGIMSTPKGIPIRVMKNLRVCADCHEAIKYISQATCREIILRDAYRFHHFSNGKCSCGDYW
- the LOC103969500 gene encoding uncharacterized protein LOC103969500 gives rise to the protein MSRCFPYPPPGFEKKTNDHVGLLAEEKHRKKHKKEKRDKEKREGKEKKDKDRIKDKHKEEKDRKGKQKDKKKDEGTDKSRIPYDRSDKKIVSLHEDTFGECSQKSEEIKHYRFTEELDRRIKDEEKVATNRKIENFSNPIAKGIGSLGAAALVKERAASDKTIPPSMGASQRRNDGLERPAGKYIVSTQRRNEGLVSAGAVPKERTTSDKLVPEVASTGQRGNGGRALPVEKPVGSVQRRFEDPSPANCLENDNYKSNEVASCSSSVVRRTTNGMGRQAQIFSTNKNVDSIGLATKMDDRRESNKIIQNHDLMEQRRIDGMDRSVEKGADNRTEEGKAKNKEREADDRKEERHRDGDHDQKKIKDKDTHKGKKKEKAKIKERGEQKHKKQNEPQDGRKKDQLDSHNLEPLAPQTDDAKNYLINDNVKKRKEIHTNGFHNENNLLPNKFPRANTSSHLCEENGWAPDSSHVATAYPSVKPEAINTMLIGKPVDIKEQIKNGITKVQPSSIGFTQTVAAESGATSKICTSPHPDSMYLNQLYSIPKVDEWPEHDDQEWLFSSCHHLQQPKPKLETNEEPQVWSEALRIKSEDVVALPYVIPF